A genome region from Chryseobacterium sp. G0186 includes the following:
- a CDS encoding LuxR C-terminal-related transcriptional regulator — translation MQKELNNAKTKATENPKQGIDELENVISKAEKTHNIYYKMLAYCDKTFFYTDLNDFKNVLKSADSTIILAQKLSAYEKEIEATVKKSWALMHLGLINEAEAQLKNSYPLLSKLNTNSDYHLAIIGNYWNTYHEFYNVQAKDADAIKKGLKALEYYSKIKDREDRNRRLIQSYTSLGSSYLFEKKVDSALHYFQTANNLFSYNKYKDKKALAIIYSGSGMAYNMRREYQKALQFLLQGLKISKDNYPDIYTETLNQLNINFKATNNNTADNPYYKEFLRIKNENEKKNKLTSEEIQEIKDNNNSNLPTIKIIQLFIISFIIILSLIIYIGINKYNKQKEQSKNIVDEKSSHDFNEIIKLAKTNDSAFITRFQEIYPNFYVTLTKQYPLLTATHIKILSYSYLNYTTKDIAVFMSVSVRTVQTHKYRIRKIINISSEQDIIEWTKQI, via the coding sequence TTGCAAAAAGAACTAAATAACGCAAAAACTAAAGCAACAGAGAACCCTAAACAGGGTATTGATGAACTTGAGAACGTAATATCTAAGGCAGAGAAGACCCATAATATATATTATAAAATGCTGGCCTACTGTGATAAAACTTTTTTTTACACAGATCTTAATGATTTTAAAAATGTCTTAAAATCAGCAGATAGCACCATAATATTAGCACAAAAACTAAGTGCTTATGAAAAAGAAATTGAAGCTACAGTAAAAAAGTCATGGGCTTTGATGCATCTTGGTTTAATCAATGAAGCCGAAGCACAGCTTAAAAATTCTTATCCTCTTCTATCGAAACTCAATACAAATAGTGACTACCATTTAGCAATTATTGGAAACTACTGGAATACCTATCATGAATTCTATAATGTTCAGGCTAAGGATGCTGATGCTATAAAAAAAGGACTTAAAGCACTGGAATACTATTCTAAAATAAAAGACAGAGAGGATAGAAACAGACGCTTAATTCAATCTTATACTAGCCTAGGGTCAAGCTATCTGTTTGAAAAAAAAGTAGACTCCGCATTACATTATTTTCAGACCGCAAATAATTTATTTTCTTATAATAAATATAAGGATAAGAAAGCATTAGCCATTATCTATTCCGGATCGGGTATGGCCTACAATATGCGAAGGGAATACCAAAAGGCTTTACAATTTCTCCTGCAAGGACTAAAAATCAGTAAGGATAATTATCCTGATATCTATACAGAAACATTGAACCAGCTTAACATCAATTTTAAAGCTACCAATAACAATACTGCTGATAATCCTTACTATAAAGAATTTCTGCGTATAAAAAATGAAAACGAAAAGAAAAATAAACTTACATCAGAAGAGATTCAGGAGATAAAAGACAATAATAACTCAAATCTGCCAACCATTAAAATTATACAGCTTTTCATCATAAGTTTTATCATTATACTGAGCCTTATTATTTACATTGGAATTAATAAATACAATAAACAGAAAGAGCAAAGTAAAAATATCGTTGATGAAAAGTCTTCACATGACTTTAATGAGATCATTAAGCTAGCTAAAACGAATGATTCAGCATTTATAACAAGATTTCAAGAAATTTATCCTAATTTTTATGTGACATTAACCAAGCAATATCCTCTATTAACGGCAACTCATATAAAAATATTGTCATATTCTTATCTTAATTATACTACAAAAGATATCGCTGTTTTTATGAGTGTAAGTGTAAGAACAGTGCAAACCCATAAATATAGAATTAGAAAGATCATCAATATTAGTTCTGAACAGGATATCATTGAATGGACAAAACAAATATGA
- a CDS encoding helix-turn-helix domain-containing protein — protein sequence MKRPDYQRIYFDYIQTKSPQKMKQCEFFFQKKKVTSLDVIRINTIIFGYEKDSLKNRSFSTADITYILTYQKKRKLNNTQLAAHFKLSRNTVAKWKKMFRVR from the coding sequence ATGAAGAGACCTGATTATCAGAGGATTTATTTTGATTATATTCAAACTAAGAGTCCACAGAAAATGAAGCAATGCGAATTTTTTTTTCAAAAGAAAAAAGTAACTTCTTTAGATGTAATTAGAATCAACACGATTATTTTTGGTTATGAAAAAGACAGCCTGAAGAACCGTTCATTTAGTACCGCAGATATAACATATATTTTGACATATCAAAAGAAGAGGAAACTTAATAATACACAGCTAGCAGCTCACTTTAAATTAAGTAGAAATACTGTGGCTAAATGGAAAAAAATGTTTAGAGTGAGATAA